A portion of the Poecile atricapillus isolate bPoeAtr1 chromosome 7, bPoeAtr1.hap1, whole genome shotgun sequence genome contains these proteins:
- the SPATA1 gene encoding LOW QUALITY PROTEIN: spermatogenesis-associated protein 1 (The sequence of the model RefSeq protein was modified relative to this genomic sequence to represent the inferred CDS: inserted 2 bases in 1 codon; deleted 1 base in 1 codon; substituted 1 base at 1 genomic stop codon), whose product MSLSQTRPKISQLVELHVSYIPAEVWNFKLNTVPVALTSKFVSAGFIRVSPHITLRVLWERPGEYLGGVTNADKFRFLKCIGKKLAVVKAKQETELELKXFAPPYAVYPELYLLPGVEYFEDVYSLPSSTQQKHHVIEEANRFGHGSRLSSLSQQKPEKMKPFLESIQRRNQVENLEVRCPVEWGEKEPVPVSHTNNKQDNNSRIPETQFGEKDQSGSDGSLFMPSHSNPADQETGRCDLVFQTSEQNHLSQDQLQXAPKWNGKAKGTALSHVNPSDEQSQELGNMENNEHQKDTKLRRDRTQDAEILKIMEDQTTDYVHKKQSLQQNRTKKTRAGLGEKLDNQANEDKQNHLSCPKGYISPPSPPFLALTINPAQIPAVPAAKNKMNKMVEELQQMKKERRHMEKTREELIKKAKGLLEQNKLRRYHVHEEWKKKYFQAKEATVSLEDTLKKLQQDLELYHQKLLLQFEARDSKKRPNNTTTSKNYTIIRIATGQHELDQLRRKLGDTKMRLLIGIKMRKQAACDLRALRAELTQKKIHSALILQSRKSRI is encoded by the exons ATGTCATTGAGTCAAACAAGACCTAAAATATCACAG cTGGTGGAGCTTCATGTTTCTTATATCCCAGCAGAAGTGTGGAACTTCAAGCTTAATACAGTTCCTGTAGCTCTTACTAGCAAATTTGTCTCAGCTGGATTTATAAG GGTGTCTCCTCACATCACATTAAGAGTGCTGTGGGAGAGGCCTGGAGAGTACCTGGGTGGAGTGACAAATGCAgataaattcagatttttaaaatgcattggGAAAAAACTAGCAGTG GTGAAAGCAAAGCAGGAAACAGAACTGGAACTGAAGTAGTTTGCTCCTCCTTAT GCAGTTTATCCTGAATTATATTTATTACCTGGAGTGGAATATTTTGAAGATGTTTATTCATTACCATCATCAACTCAACAAAAACATCACGTTATTGAAGAAGCTAATAGGTTTGGTCATGGATCAAGATTATCCAGCCTTTCCCAACAGAAACCTGaaaaaatgaaaccattttTAGAAAGTATACAAAGAAGGAATCAGGTAGAAAATCTGGAAGTGCGCTGTCCTGTGGAATGGGGTGAAAAAGAACCTGTTCCAGTTTCACACACAAATAATAAGCAAGACAATAACAGCAGGATTCCAGAAACACAATTTGGAGAAAAAG ATCAAAGTGGATCTGATGGATCCCTCTTCATGCCAAGTCATTCAAATCCTGCAGACCAGGAGACTGGAAGGTGTGACCTGGTATTCCAGACCTCTGAGCAGAATCATCTCAGCCAAGATCAACTGCA TGCTCCAAAGTGGAATGGCAAAGCCAAAGGAACTGCTCTTTCTCATGTAAACCCCAGTGATGAACAAAGCCAGG AACTAGGAAACATGGAAAATAATGAGCACCAAAAAGATACCAAATTAAGAAGAGACAGAACACAGGATGCtgaaattcttaaaataatgGAAGACCAAACTACAGATTATGTCCACAAAAAACAAAG cTTGCAGCAAAACAGAACTAAGAAGACTAGAGCTGGTCTTGGTGAAAAACTGGATAATCAG GCAAATGAAGACAAGCAAAATCATCTTTCTTGTCCAAAAGGGTATATTTCACCTCCTAGTCCACCATTTTTGGCACTTACTATAAATCCAGCTCAAATTCCTGCAGTTCCAGCAGCGA AAAACAAGATGAACAAGATGGTAGAAGAATTGCAACaaatgaagaaagagagaaggcaCATGGAAAAAACTAGAGAAGAACTGATCAAAAAAGCTAAAGGGCTACTGGAACAAAATAAGCTGAGGAGATACCATG TTCATGaggaatggaagaaaaagtACTTTCAAGCTAAGGAAGCTACAGTTTCACTGGAGGACACTTTAAAAAAACTGCAACAAGATTTAGAGCTTTACCACCAGAAATTGCTCTTGCAATTCGAAGCTAGAGATAGC AAAAAACGACCAAACAATACAACAACTTCCAAG AATTACACAATCATCCGGATTGCTACAGGGCAGCATGAACTCGATCAACTGAGAAGGAAGCTAGGTGATACAAAAATGAGACTTCTAATAGGAATTAAG
- the GNG5 gene encoding guanine nucleotide-binding protein G(I)/G(S)/G(O) subunit gamma-5 — protein sequence MSGSSNVAAMKKVVQQLRLEASVTRVKVSQAAADLKQFCLQNAQHDPLLTGVSSSTNPFRPQKVCSFL from the exons ATGTCGGGCTCCTCCAACGTGGCGGCCATGAAGAAGGTGGTGCAGCAGCTGCGTCTGGAGGCGAGTGTGACCCGCGTGAAG GTTTCTCAAGCTGCAGCTGACTTGAAGCAATTCTGCCTGCAGAATGCACAACATGATCCCCTACTGACGGGAGTATCATCAAGTACAAATCCATTCAGACCCCAGAAAGTTTGTTCGTTTTTGTAA